From Coffea arabica cultivar ET-39 chromosome 10e, Coffea Arabica ET-39 HiFi, whole genome shotgun sequence, one genomic window encodes:
- the LOC113711073 gene encoding uncharacterized protein yields the protein MINVSVAKIRRAKRCAKDEMLGTDMEQYHHLWSYAATIRETDPGSTVKIKLDTAEEGSQGTFQRLYYCLYACKQGFLDGCRPIIGLDGCFLKSAFGGQLLSAIGRDGNDNMVPIAVTVVEVERYDSWKWFLELLMADLGLGAENIPWTFISDRQKGLVHAVNELFPNSEHRFCLRHMYQNFKQKFKGKELKDLFWAAASTGNEVDWKLAMNSLEKASKDAAEWLQKVPSVLWSRSHFRQSSKCDILVNNLCESFNNYILEARELPVIGMLEWIRRRLMQRIQVKRTGMQKFQGKICPNIAEKIDRNLKFSRLCIPTWDGKNKYEIDCGPRKSVVVDLKEKTCTCGYFQLTGYPCAHACSAIGARRLPLLDYVHACYSRENYLKTYEHTITPVPSNKYWVRCEEQPPKPPAVRRMPGRPKKMRQRAADEPKKGQVSTRKGLVVTCKRCFQPRHNSRTCKNAIHLNSKFYKAPDTNVAESSSELHSSAPSPIVPPQPVPNQEQAAPVQKKNCRPGKQYTQPTIASVAKNVPARQSCSQPVSGTTSLAKGPLRPTVADVLYNLRSKKARRC from the exons ATGATTAACGTGTCTGTTGCCAAGATACGCAGAGCAAAGAGATGTGCAAAAGATGAGATGCTTGGCACGGATATGGAGCAATATCACCACCTTTGGAGTTATGCAGCTACAATTAGAGAGACAGATCCTGGTAGCACTGTCAAGATTAAGCTTGATACAGCAGAAGAAGGTTCACAAGGGACATTTCAAAGACTGTATTACTGTCTTTATGCTTGCAAACAGGGGTTCCTCGATGGCTGTCGACCAATAATTGGTCTTGATGGGTGTTTTTTGAAATCTGCATTTGGTGGTCAGTTGTTGTCAGCAATTGGTAGAGATGGCAATGACAATATGGTTCCAATAGCTGTAACAGTGGTAGAGGTAGAGAGGTATGACTCATGGAAGTGGTTTCTGGAACTACTAATGGCTGATCTGGGACTTGGTGCGGAAAACATACCCTGGACATTCATCTCAGATCGACAAAAAGGACTGGTCCATGCAGTGAATGAGTTATTTCCAAATTCTGAACACAGGTTTTGCTTGAGGCATATGTACCAAAATTTCAAACAGAAGTTCAAAGGAAAAGAGTTGAAGGACTTGTTCTGGGCAGCAGCAAGTACTGGGAATGAAGTGGACTGGAAATTAGCAATGAATTCCCTTGAAAAAGCTTCAAAGGATGCAGCTGAATGGCTGCAAAAAGTGCCAAGTGTTTTATGGAGCAGGTCACATTTTAGACAAAGTAGCAAATGTGATATTCTTGTGAACAATCTTTGTGAGTCATTTAATAACTATATCTTAGAAGCTAGAGAGCTACCTGTCATAGGGATGCTTGAGTGGATTCGAAGAAGGCTCATGCAAAGGATTCAAGTGAAGAGGACTGGTatgcagaaatttcaaggaAAAATATGTCCTAACATTGCAGAGAAGATTGATAGGAATCTGAAATTCAGTAGGCTGTGTATTCCCACATGGGATGGCAAGAACAAATATGAAATTGATTGTGGGCCCAGAAAATCTGTTGTGGTGGATCTGAAGGAAAAGACTTGCACATGTGGCTATTTCCAGCTTACAGGTTATCCTTGTGCTCATGCATGTTCTGCAATAGGAGCACGTAgattgcctttgcttgattATGTGCATGCCTGCTACAGTAGAGAAAATTACTTGAAAACATATGAGCACACTATCACACCTGTCCCAAGTAATAAGTACTGGGTGAGATGTGAAGAACAACCCCCAAAACCTCCTGCAGTTCGAAGAATGCCTGGCAGACCCAAAAAGATGCGGCAAAGGGCAGCCGACGAGCCTAAAAAGGGTCAGGTCTCAACCAGAAAGGGTCTTGTGGTAACTTGCAAGAGATGTTTTCAGCCAAGACACAATTCAAGGACCTGCAAGAATGCCATTCATCTCAACTCTAAATTCTACAAG GCTCCTGACACCAATGTAGCTGAATCAAGTTCAGAACTTCATTCATCAGCTCCTTCACCAATAGTACCCCCGCAACCagtcccaaatcaagaacaagctgcacctgttcaaaaaaaaaattgcaggcCCGGGAAGCAGTATACGCAGCCAACAATTGCGAGTGTAGCAAAAAATGTGCCTGCTAGACAATCATGTTCTCAG CCTGTGAGTGGAACAACTTCACTAGCAAAAGGACCCCTTCGTCCTACTGTTGCTGATGTCCTATACAACCTAAGAtccaagaaagcaagaagatgtTAG